In the Geobacter sp. FeAm09 genome, one interval contains:
- a CDS encoding TolC family protein, with protein sequence MKQAFVILILVAVTAGQAGAASPVQQLTLKEAIGRALENNHLVKAAGYRAAAARQGVAIAKSYYYPTLAFEETLAASNAPTQVFMMKLDEARFTQNDFLTSNLNHPATTHDFKTALTVSLPLYRPSIAPLRELAVRESEKQDLGLEAARQETAFQVFSRYLDVQKARAQLGAAGQAIGDARENLRLAAVRRDAGVGLLSDELRARTHLAGVEQHLIAARNDLELAKLRLAAVVGLKNGEEVDIPEQAHAVVLPPPSGDLVAAALEHRSELRQYHAELGKSEAALKLARSAYLPEVGAFASYRMNAKDTPLGADNDAWTAGASLTWQLFDGFRRDRDRDRAVAERSAVAEQLEQSRRDIALQVQETRLRREEMGKRLEVARHALRDAEETVRLLTRRFENSLTTMVEVLDAQSALNQVRSNLAESEAEYALAGGRVYHAAGTFLKEIMK encoded by the coding sequence GTGAAACAGGCGTTCGTGATTCTCATACTGGTTGCGGTGACGGCGGGGCAGGCAGGCGCTGCGTCCCCGGTGCAGCAGCTGACCCTGAAAGAGGCCATCGGCAGGGCCCTGGAGAACAACCATCTGGTCAAGGCCGCCGGCTATCGCGCCGCTGCGGCCCGCCAGGGGGTCGCCATCGCGAAATCGTATTATTACCCCACTCTCGCCTTCGAGGAAACCCTTGCCGCCTCCAATGCCCCGACCCAGGTCTTCATGATGAAGCTTGACGAGGCGCGCTTCACCCAGAACGATTTCCTCACCAGCAATCTCAACCATCCCGCCACCACGCACGATTTCAAAACCGCCCTGACGGTCAGCCTGCCGCTCTACCGTCCCTCCATCGCCCCGCTCCGGGAGCTGGCCGTCCGGGAGTCCGAGAAACAGGACCTGGGGCTGGAAGCAGCCCGGCAGGAGACCGCCTTCCAGGTGTTCAGCCGTTATCTCGATGTGCAGAAGGCGCGTGCCCAGCTCGGGGCTGCCGGCCAGGCCATCGGTGATGCCCGTGAAAACCTGCGGCTGGCAGCGGTGCGCCGTGATGCGGGGGTCGGGCTGCTTTCCGACGAACTGCGCGCCAGGACGCACCTGGCCGGCGTGGAGCAGCACCTGATCGCCGCGCGCAATGACCTGGAACTGGCCAAGCTGCGCCTGGCCGCCGTGGTCGGCCTCAAAAACGGTGAGGAGGTGGATATCCCGGAGCAGGCGCACGCCGTCGTCCTGCCGCCCCCCTCCGGGGACCTGGTGGCCGCTGCCCTGGAACACCGCAGCGAGCTGCGGCAGTACCACGCCGAACTGGGGAAATCCGAGGCGGCCCTCAAGCTGGCCCGCAGCGCCTATCTACCCGAGGTGGGGGCGTTCGCCTCGTACCGGATGAACGCCAAGGATACCCCCCTGGGCGCCGATAACGACGCCTGGACGGCCGGGGCGAGCCTCACCTGGCAGCTCTTCGACGGCTTTCGCCGCGATCGGGACCGGGACCGGGCCGTCGCCGAACGTTCGGCCGTTGCCGAGCAGTTGGAGCAGTCGCGCAGGGATATCGCCCTCCAGGTGCAGGAGACCCGCCTACGGCGGGAGGAGATGGGCAAGCGGCTTGAGGTGGCCCGCCACGCCCTGCGGGATGCCGAGGAAACGGTGCGCCTGCTGACGCGGCGTTTCGAAAATTCCCTGACCACCATGGTCGAGGTGCTGGATGCCCAGAGCGCCCTCAACCAGGTCCGCTCCAATCTGGCTGAGAGCGAGGCGGAGTATGCCCTGGCCGGTGGGCGGGTGTATCATGCCGCCGGAACATTTTTGAAGGAGATCATGAAATGA
- the pal gene encoding peptidoglycan-associated lipoprotein Pal yields the protein MKRGTMAVLAALSLAALLAGGCASKEVVKSEEPVVKAEQPKAPEVAKPEVAPQPAPPVQPEQPAPAAEPIKQAEAPAAAAPAVETAFESVYFDFDKSDLRQDARDVLSKNAEILLKSKPGVKVQIAGHCDERGSAEYNLALGERRAKSALHYLITLGVAADRLSIISYGKEKPAVDGHDEAAWAKNRRDEFVIVQ from the coding sequence ATGAAACGAGGGACCATGGCAGTACTGGCAGCGCTTAGTCTGGCGGCTTTACTGGCCGGCGGCTGCGCAAGCAAGGAAGTCGTGAAGAGTGAGGAACCGGTGGTCAAGGCCGAGCAGCCCAAGGCCCCGGAGGTCGCCAAGCCGGAAGTCGCCCCCCAGCCGGCCCCGCCGGTCCAGCCCGAGCAGCCTGCCCCCGCCGCCGAACCGATCAAGCAGGCTGAAGCGCCGGCTGCCGCCGCCCCGGCCGTGGAAACTGCTTTCGAAAGCGTCTATTTTGATTTCGACAAATCTGACCTGCGCCAGGATGCCCGGGACGTGCTCAGCAAAAACGCCGAGATCCTGCTGAAAAGCAAGCCCGGCGTCAAGGTTCAGATCGCGGGTCATTGCGACGAGCGCGGTTCGGCCGAATACAACCTGGCCCTGGGCGAGCGCCGTGCCAAGTCGGCCCTGCACTACCTGATCACCCTGGGCGTTGCCGCCGACCGGCTTTCCATCATCAGCTACGGCAAGGAAAAACCGGCTGTGGACGGCCATGATGAAGCGGCCTGGGCCAAAAACAGACGGGACGAGTTCGTTATCGTGCAATAG
- the tolB gene encoding Tol-Pal system beta propeller repeat protein TolB has product MRLLLTLMLMLVLPTALHAQPGYIEVTAPGNRQLKLAVELPHANNAGANTTAAREMADVIAFDMNLSGLATAEVREPLPLAGGLMFGATDFAPWLAAGFDLLIRGEYAITGDNLTVEFRLYDALNNKMMTAKRYLGKNKDLRRFAHSFCDEVLLQMTGERGPFTTHIAFISTQYGNKEVAIMDWDGHNLLPLTRNGSINLNPDFSPDGREILFTSYKRGNPDLYKRALSSTAEIPLSRHKGLNITGAWAPDGTKIALALSKDGNAEIYTIARDGSNPVRLTVNPAIEVSPVWSPDGKRIAFVSDRLGKPQIFVMDANGGNVRRLTTAGGYNVNPRWSPKGDRIAYARMQGGTFHIYAINVDGSGDTQLTTTGSNENPAWSPDGRFIAFSSKRGGPDGIYVMRADGSGQVRVGQGKGNASQPAWSPR; this is encoded by the coding sequence ATGAGACTGTTGTTGACCCTGATGCTGATGCTTGTCCTGCCGACCGCCCTCCATGCCCAGCCCGGTTATATCGAGGTAACCGCGCCGGGCAACCGCCAGCTCAAGCTGGCCGTCGAACTCCCCCATGCGAACAACGCCGGGGCGAACACGACCGCCGCCAGGGAGATGGCCGACGTGATCGCCTTCGACATGAACCTGTCGGGCCTGGCCACTGCCGAGGTCAGGGAGCCGCTGCCGCTTGCCGGCGGCCTCATGTTCGGGGCGACCGACTTCGCCCCGTGGCTGGCGGCGGGGTTCGACCTCCTGATACGCGGCGAATACGCCATCACCGGCGACAACCTCACGGTGGAGTTCCGCCTGTACGACGCCCTCAACAACAAGATGATGACCGCCAAGCGCTACCTGGGAAAAAACAAGGATTTGCGCCGCTTCGCCCACTCCTTCTGCGACGAGGTGCTGCTGCAGATGACCGGCGAGCGGGGCCCCTTTACGACCCACATCGCCTTCATCTCGACCCAGTACGGCAACAAGGAGGTCGCCATCATGGACTGGGACGGGCACAACCTGCTCCCCTTGACCAGAAACGGCTCCATCAACCTCAACCCCGACTTTTCGCCCGACGGGCGGGAGATCCTCTTCACCTCGTATAAACGGGGCAATCCGGACCTGTACAAGCGGGCCCTGTCAAGCACGGCGGAGATCCCCCTGTCGCGCCACAAGGGGCTCAACATCACCGGCGCCTGGGCGCCGGACGGCACGAAGATCGCCCTCGCCCTCAGCAAGGACGGCAACGCCGAGATCTACACCATTGCCCGGGACGGCAGCAACCCGGTGCGCCTGACCGTCAACCCGGCCATCGAGGTCTCGCCGGTCTGGTCGCCGGACGGCAAGCGCATCGCCTTTGTCTCGGACCGGTTGGGCAAGCCGCAGATCTTCGTGATGGACGCCAACGGCGGCAATGTGCGCCGGTTGACCACCGCCGGCGGGTATAACGTCAACCCCCGCTGGTCCCCCAAGGGGGACCGGATCGCCTATGCCCGCATGCAGGGGGGGACGTTCCACATCTATGCCATCAACGTCGACGGCAGCGGCGACACCCAACTGACCACCACGGGCAGCAACGAGAATCCCGCCTGGTCGCCGGACGGCCGTTTCATCGCCTTCAGTTCGAAACGGGGCGGTCCGGACGGGATCTATGTCATGCGTGCCGACGGCAGCGGCCAGGTCAGGGTCGGCCAGGGGAAGGGGAACGCAAGCCAACCGGCCTGGTCGCCCCGCTGA
- the tolR gene encoding protein TolR: MAMGGQNGNRSAMAEINVTPLVDVMLVLLVIFMVTAPMMQQGVQVNLPKADTKAMNPAEETVVVTVDRNNKVFINKEETPAGDLRAKLTAMFESRTKKEVFLKADAGVPYGEVVRIMADIKGAGIERLGMVTEPAPK; this comes from the coding sequence ATGGCAATGGGCGGACAAAACGGCAACAGGAGCGCCATGGCGGAGATAAACGTCACGCCGCTGGTGGACGTCATGCTGGTGCTCCTGGTCATCTTCATGGTAACCGCGCCGATGATGCAGCAGGGGGTGCAGGTCAACCTGCCCAAGGCCGATACCAAGGCCATGAACCCGGCGGAGGAGACGGTGGTGGTCACCGTCGACAGGAACAACAAGGTCTTCATCAACAAGGAGGAAACCCCGGCAGGGGACCTGCGCGCCAAACTGACCGCCATGTTCGAATCGCGGACCAAGAAAGAGGTGTTCCTCAAGGCCGATGCCGGCGTTCCCTATGGCGAGGTCGTCAGGATCATGGCCGATATCAAGGGGGCCGGCATCGAGCGGCTCGGCATGGTGACGGAGCCGGCTCCGAAATAA
- the tolQ gene encoding protein TolQ, translating to MGLLIGTGLVVRIVLLILIAFSVLSWTIIMFKFFQIYKANSDSERFMDFFWKSKRFDAIASQVDRFAGSPLTVLFNEGYGELGKFVEGSGKTDTSILSTDLGGIENVSRALRRATNSEITRLEKYTTFLATTGSTSPFIGLFGTVWGIMTAFEGIGKTGSASLAVVAPGIAEALIATAIGLVAAIPAVMAYNHFQHKIRVLINEMDSFSTEFLNIVQRNVAGK from the coding sequence GTGGGCCTTTTGATCGGTACCGGTCTCGTCGTCAGGATTGTCCTGCTCATTCTCATCGCCTTCTCGGTCCTGTCGTGGACCATCATCATGTTCAAGTTCTTCCAGATCTACAAGGCCAACAGCGATTCGGAACGCTTCATGGACTTTTTCTGGAAATCCAAGCGGTTCGACGCCATCGCCTCCCAGGTGGACCGCTTCGCCGGTTCGCCGCTGACGGTGCTGTTCAACGAGGGGTACGGCGAGTTGGGCAAGTTCGTCGAGGGGAGCGGCAAGACCGACACCAGCATCCTCAGCACCGACCTGGGCGGCATCGAGAACGTCTCCCGCGCCCTGCGCCGCGCCACCAACTCGGAGATAACCCGCCTCGAGAAATACACCACCTTCCTGGCGACCACCGGCTCCACATCGCCGTTCATCGGTCTGTTCGGGACGGTATGGGGCATCATGACCGCCTTTGAGGGGATCGGCAAGACCGGTTCCGCCTCGCTGGCCGTGGTCGCCCCCGGCATCGCCGAGGCGCTGATCGCCACCGCCATCGGCCTGGTGGCCGCCATCCCGGCCGTCATGGCCTACAACCATTTCCAGCACAAGATCCGGGTGCTGATCAACGAGATGGACAGCTTTTCCACGGAGTTCCTCAATATCGTGCAGCGCAACGTCGCGGGGAAATAA
- a CDS encoding TIGR00282 family metallophosphoesterase yields the protein MSIKILFIGDIIGKPGRQALSRELHRLVDRHAVDLIIANGENAAGGFGLTTETAKELFDTGVHCLTSGNHIWDKKEQVPLVLADRRIVRPANYAEGVPGAGSVVVTTPGGVKVGVLNLEGRVYMKNLECPFRTADREIELLRQETPLIFVDFHAEATSEKSALGWYLDGRVSAVVGTHTHVQTADERILPQGTAYLTDAGMTGSFDSVIGIGKEEAIRKFLTQLPAKFEIPKKDIRLNGVLVGVDAQSGRALSIERIALSC from the coding sequence ATGAGCATCAAAATCCTCTTCATCGGCGACATCATCGGCAAGCCGGGGCGCCAGGCCCTCTCCCGCGAACTGCACCGCCTGGTTGACCGGCACGCGGTGGATCTGATCATCGCCAACGGCGAAAACGCGGCCGGCGGTTTCGGCCTGACCACCGAGACGGCCAAGGAGCTGTTCGACACCGGCGTGCACTGCCTTACCAGCGGCAACCATATCTGGGACAAGAAGGAGCAGGTCCCGCTCGTGCTGGCCGACCGGCGCATCGTCCGCCCCGCCAACTACGCCGAGGGGGTGCCCGGCGCCGGCAGCGTCGTCGTCACCACCCCGGGAGGCGTCAAGGTCGGGGTGCTCAACCTGGAGGGGCGGGTCTACATGAAAAACCTGGAATGCCCTTTCCGCACGGCCGACCGGGAGATCGAACTACTGCGGCAGGAGACCCCGCTCATCTTCGTCGATTTCCATGCCGAGGCCACCTCGGAGAAATCGGCCCTGGGGTGGTATCTCGACGGCCGGGTCAGCGCCGTCGTGGGCACCCACACCCATGTGCAGACCGCCGACGAGCGCATCCTGCCCCAGGGGACGGCCTACCTGACCGACGCCGGCATGACCGGCAGCTTCGATTCCGTGATCGGCATCGGCAAGGAAGAGGCCATCCGCAAGTTCCTCACCCAACTGCCGGCAAAGTTCGAAATCCCCAAAAAAGATATCCGCCTGAACGGGGTGCTGGTCGGGGTTGACGCCCAAAGCGGCAGGGCGCTCAGCATAGAGCGCATTGCCCTGAGTTGTTGA
- the rny gene encoding ribonuclease Y, whose product MVAALLVVAAGAYFAGSRFSKKDADAIVRQAEDLATKVIEDARRESETITKEAELKSKNAAIEAKEEYEREMREKKRDLQNLEKRLVQKEENLDKKVALFDQKELDILKKEQLNSAKEQSLAEREDELKNAVGAQMAKLEQISGMTAGEAKKELMNTMESEAKHDAAKLIKIIEEEARETADKKAKEIMALAIQRYAGEYVAERTVSVVPLPSDEMKGRIIGREGRNIRALEAATGIDLIIDDTPEAVILSGFNPVRREVARLSLEKLIGDGRIHPGRIEEVVAKSTEEVELSIKEAGEQAAFDLGVHGIHPEVLKLIGRLKYRTSYTQNVYQHSLEVAFLCGIMAAELGVNVKQAKRAGLLHDLGKAVDHEVEGSHAVIGAELARKYGESPKIVHAIMAHHEDEKPATVLAVLVQAADALSGARPGARREMMETYVKRLEDLERIATSFSGVSSSFAIQAGREIRVMVASEQVSDEQSLIMARDIAKKIEAEMTYPGQIKVNVIRETRAVEFAR is encoded by the coding sequence ATGGTTGCCGCCCTCCTGGTGGTGGCCGCCGGTGCGTATTTCGCCGGCAGCAGGTTCAGCAAGAAGGATGCGGACGCCATCGTCCGGCAGGCGGAGGACCTGGCGACCAAGGTCATCGAGGATGCCCGGCGCGAGTCCGAGACCATCACCAAGGAAGCCGAGCTCAAATCGAAGAACGCGGCCATCGAGGCCAAGGAAGAGTACGAGCGCGAGATGCGGGAGAAGAAGCGTGACCTCCAGAATCTCGAAAAGCGTTTGGTGCAGAAGGAAGAAAACCTGGACAAGAAGGTCGCCCTTTTTGATCAGAAAGAGCTGGATATCCTGAAGAAGGAACAGCTCAATTCCGCCAAGGAACAGTCCCTTGCCGAGCGTGAAGATGAACTGAAGAACGCCGTCGGCGCCCAGATGGCCAAGCTGGAGCAGATTTCGGGCATGACGGCCGGCGAGGCGAAAAAGGAACTGATGAACACCATGGAGAGCGAGGCCAAGCATGATGCGGCCAAGCTCATCAAGATCATCGAAGAGGAAGCCCGGGAGACTGCGGACAAGAAGGCCAAGGAGATCATGGCCCTGGCCATCCAGCGGTATGCCGGCGAATACGTGGCGGAGCGGACGGTATCGGTGGTGCCGCTCCCCTCCGACGAGATGAAGGGGCGCATCATCGGCCGCGAGGGGCGCAATATCCGCGCCCTGGAGGCGGCTACCGGCATCGACCTGATCATCGACGACACCCCCGAGGCGGTCATCCTGTCCGGTTTCAACCCGGTCCGCCGCGAGGTGGCCCGCCTCTCCCTGGAGAAGCTGATCGGCGACGGCCGCATCCACCCGGGCCGCATCGAAGAGGTGGTGGCCAAGTCCACCGAGGAGGTGGAGCTCTCCATCAAGGAAGCGGGCGAGCAGGCGGCCTTCGACCTGGGGGTCCACGGCATCCACCCCGAGGTGCTCAAGCTGATCGGGCGCCTCAAATACCGCACCTCCTACACCCAGAACGTCTACCAGCATTCGCTGGAAGTGGCGTTTCTCTGCGGCATCATGGCGGCCGAACTGGGGGTCAACGTCAAGCAGGCCAAGCGTGCCGGCCTGTTGCACGACCTGGGCAAGGCGGTCGACCACGAGGTGGAGGGGTCCCATGCCGTGATCGGGGCCGAATTGGCCAGGAAATACGGTGAATCTCCGAAGATCGTGCATGCCATCATGGCCCACCACGAGGACGAGAAACCGGCCACCGTGCTGGCGGTGCTGGTCCAGGCGGCCGACGCCCTCTCCGGAGCGCGCCCCGGGGCCCGGCGCGAGATGATGGAGACCTACGTCAAACGCCTGGAAGACCTGGAGCGTATCGCCACCTCCTTCAGCGGCGTCAGTTCCTCCTTCGCCATCCAGGCCGGCCGGGAGATCCGCGTGATGGTGGCCAGCGAGCAGGTGAGCGACGAGCAGTCGCTGATCATGGCCCGGGACATCGCCAAGAAGATCGAGGCCGAGATGACCTATCCGGGCCAGATCAAGGTGAACGTGATCCGCGAGACGCGCGCCGTGGAGTTCGCCCGCTGA
- a CDS encoding 5-formyltetrahydrofolate cyclo-ligase, whose translation MLAQRQALGLDAWRASSLLAQQNLLGLEEYSRAECIALYAPAHNETDTAEIVAAAFRAGKRVLYPAVCGEHMVFRQVEGLASLEQGSFGILEPCPTGVDHHADEPDLIVVPGVAFDLNGHRIGYGKGFYDRFLRHPGRTAHLVGLCHDFQIVGGRSRLKGTIYGWRSSSAIGGSSTAEVTGAMSVFRIKKQAGAPGAGRGDRTPRSAATA comes from the coding sequence ATGTTGGCCCAGCGTCAGGCACTCGGCCTGGATGCATGGCGCGCCTCCAGCCTGCTGGCCCAGCAGAATCTGCTCGGCCTTGAAGAATACTCCCGGGCGGAGTGCATTGCCCTCTACGCCCCGGCCCACAACGAAACCGACACCGCCGAGATCGTGGCGGCCGCCTTCAGGGCCGGGAAGCGGGTGTTGTACCCGGCCGTCTGCGGGGAGCACATGGTGTTCCGTCAGGTGGAGGGGCTGGCAAGCCTCGAACAGGGCAGTTTCGGCATCCTTGAACCGTGCCCCACCGGCGTCGATCACCATGCCGACGAGCCGGACCTGATCGTAGTGCCGGGGGTCGCCTTTGACCTGAACGGGCATCGCATCGGCTACGGCAAGGGGTTTTACGACCGCTTCCTGCGGCATCCGGGGCGCACGGCCCACCTGGTGGGACTGTGCCATGATTTTCAGATTGTCGGGGGGCGATCCCGGCTGAAGGGCACGATATACGGATGGAGATCATCGTCAGCGATCGGCGGGTCGTCCACTGCGGAAGTAACCGGAGCCATGTCGGTGTTCCGGATTAAAAAACAGGCCGGCGCGCCCGGAGCGGGGAGAGGGGATAGGACCCCGCGTAGCGCTGCAACGGCCTGA
- a CDS encoding cell division protein ZapA codes for MKTTHLVTVLGRELSVRSSAPAEKVQAVESFVNARLHEIGGALKNGDAQLVLMLALLNISEELLELRGSAGRGGPMDAALRRLMEKLEKA; via the coding sequence ATGAAGACGACCCATCTGGTGACGGTGCTTGGCCGGGAGCTTTCGGTCAGGAGCTCGGCTCCCGCCGAAAAGGTCCAGGCGGTGGAATCGTTTGTCAATGCCAGGCTGCACGAGATCGGCGGCGCCCTCAAGAACGGCGATGCCCAATTGGTGCTCATGCTGGCGTTGCTCAACATCAGCGAGGAACTGCTGGAACTGCGCGGTTCCGCAGGGCGGGGCGGCCCGATGGATGCCGCGCTGCGGCGGCTGATGGAAAAATTGGAAAAAGCGTGA
- a CDS encoding cell division protein ZapB: MDQELFAALEKKVDDLLDKYSGLKADNARLAEENGRLLAEREGLKSRVDAILGKLEGI; this comes from the coding sequence ATGGATCAGGAACTGTTTGCTGCGCTGGAGAAAAAGGTCGACGACCTGCTTGACAAGTATTCGGGCCTGAAGGCCGACAACGCCCGGCTGGCTGAAGAAAACGGGCGCCTCCTGGCGGAGCGCGAAGGCCTCAAGTCGCGCGTCGATGCCATTCTCGGCAAGCTCGAAGGGATTTGA